Proteins from one Candidatus Parcubacteria bacterium genomic window:
- the tsaD gene encoding tRNA (adenosine(37)-N6)-threonylcarbamoyltransferase complex transferase subunit TsaD gives MIILAIETSCDDTCISILKIHPVKSPINRGISPKAKLFNRVEILSNFVSSQIEIHKKYGGVYPAMAKREHQKNLLPVLKKALKKAGIKNFIKPKIDLIAVTTGPGLEPCLWTGVNFAKSLARLWNLKIIPVNHIEAHILANLLLQIGEKSKIQNPKKIFPAICLVVSGGHTQLILMKDIGKYKILGETRDDAAGECFDKTARILGLSYPGGPAIAEQARQWKSKIHPVKSFASSKRKSEILFNRVKLPRPMMYSKDYDFSFSGLKTAVLYAVHPVKSFASSKRKSEILFNRVKKEKYIQAMCKEIQQAVIDILIKKTIKAAKDYKVRTIILGGGVSANEELQKQFKKKLSMTGSQFVFLAPTKKFCTDNAAMIGITAYFHKKETQNWKNIKVNANLRIN, from the coding sequence ATGATTATCTTAGCAATTGAAACATCTTGTGATGATACTTGTATTAGTATTTTAAAAATTCACCCTGTTAAATCCCCGATAAATCGGGGAATTTCGCCAAAAGCGAAATTATTTAACAGGGTAGAAATTCTCTCTAATTTTGTTTCATCACAGATAGAAATTCACAAAAAATATGGAGGAGTGTACCCGGCAATGGCAAAAAGAGAACACCAGAAAAATCTTTTACCAGTGTTGAAAAAAGCTTTGAAAAAAGCAGGAATAAAAAACTTTATAAAACCGAAAATTGATTTGATTGCTGTGACTACTGGCCCTGGCCTGGAACCTTGTTTATGGACAGGTGTGAACTTCGCTAAATCTTTAGCTCGTTTATGGAATTTAAAAATTATACCAGTTAACCATATTGAGGCACATATTCTCGCCAATTTGCTCCTACAAATTGGCGAGAAATCCAAAATCCAAAATCCAAAAAAAATATTTCCTGCGATATGCCTAGTTGTAAGCGGCGGGCATACACAATTGATTTTAATGAAAGATATTGGAAAATACAAAATTCTCGGAGAAACAAGAGATGATGCTGCAGGGGAATGTTTTGACAAAACAGCTCGGATTTTAGGGCTTAGTTACCCTGGCGGTCCAGCCATCGCGGAACAAGCTCGGCAATGGAAATCTAAAATTCACCCTGTTAAATCTTTTGCTTCCAGCAAAAGAAAATCAGAGATTTTATTTAACAGGGTAAAATTACCTAGACCGATGATGTATAGCAAGGATTATGATTTTAGTTTTTCTGGATTAAAAACCGCTGTTTTATATGCGGTTCACCCTGTTAAATCTTTTGCTTCCAGCAAAAGAAAATCAGAGATTTTATTTAACAGGGTAAAAAAAGAAAAATATATTCAAGCAATGTGCAAGGAAATACAACAAGCAGTAATTGATATTTTAATTAAAAAAACCATAAAAGCAGCAAAGGATTATAAAGTAAGAACAATTATTCTTGGCGGAGGCGTTTCTGCTAATGAAGAACTGCAAAAACAATTTAAAAAGAAATTATCAATGACTGGCAGCCAATTTGTTTTTTTAGCTCCCACAAAAAAATTCTGCACTGACAATGCTGCGATGATAGGCATAACTGCTTATTTCCATAAAAAAGAAACTCAAAATTGGAAAAATATTAAAGTTAATGCTAATCTTAGAATAAATTAA
- the recG gene encoding ATP-dependent DNA helicase RecG, with product MDLSTPIEQIARIGVVFQKKLKKLGIKTVRDILYHFPHRYEDFSNIIPISKVKANENCCILGEILEIKDSRTWKRKMILTKAVVQDKTGAIKVVWFNQPYLTKTLKPKDNVCLAGKITIGDDGLHLSNPAYEKITNYKTQTNLIHTGRIVPVYPETEGLSSRWLRYIIKPLLMSFKNRIPEIIPKEIIQKEKLLSIEKAIWQIHFPDSITLAEKAQKRFSFEELFLIELAVLRARMKLNKEKAIAIPMDIELVKKFVKTFSFKLTDAQKKSTWQILKDLEKPRPMNRLLEGDVGSGKTIVALIAGLEIIKAGYQVAFMAPTEILAKQHFKEVSSRFKDFNINIGLLTGKEDKFISKKLKEETIEISRNKLLEKTSMGEINILIGTHALIQDKVKFGPGPSGLALVILDEQHRFGVEQRAKLTRDRKGTVEGQSPLPHLLSMTATPIPRSLALTIYGDLDLSLIDELPKGRKKIITKVIPPAEREKTYDFIKKEVKKGRQIFIIYPRIESGKTEITKDEISGWTEVKAVKEEYERLSKEIFPKLKLSMLHGKMTPKEKERIMQGFKNKKTDVLVSTSVIEVGIDIPNATVMLIEGAERFGLAQLHQFRGRVGRSKYQSYCFLFTDSPAKKTHQRLKALISSENGFELAEKDLKIRGPGNFSGARQWGIPDLIMNSFKDISLVEKTRQTAKELLEQDPELKNYPFLLERLKQFRETIHLE from the coding sequence ATGGATTTATCAACTCCAATTGAACAAATTGCGCGGATTGGTGTGGTTTTTCAAAAAAAACTGAAGAAATTGGGGATTAAAACCGTCCGAGACATTTTATATCATTTTCCTCACCGTTATGAGGATTTTTCTAATATAATTCCTATCTCAAAAGTAAAGGCAAACGAAAACTGCTGCATCTTGGGCGAAATATTAGAAATAAAAGACAGTAGAACATGGAAAAGAAAAATGATTTTAACCAAAGCTGTTGTTCAAGACAAAACAGGAGCCATAAAAGTAGTTTGGTTCAACCAGCCATATTTAACAAAAACTTTAAAACCAAAAGACAATGTTTGTTTAGCTGGCAAAATAACAATTGGAGACGATGGGCTGCATCTTTCTAATCCTGCATATGAAAAAATCACAAATTACAAAACCCAAACGAATTTAATACATACTGGAAGAATTGTGCCTGTTTATCCGGAAACAGAAGGACTTTCTTCAAGATGGCTTCGCTATATTATAAAACCTCTTTTGATGAGCTTCAAAAACAGAATTCCAGAAATTATACCAAAAGAAATTATCCAGAAAGAAAAACTTTTATCAATAGAAAAAGCTATCTGGCAGATTCACTTTCCTGATTCAATAACATTGGCAGAAAAAGCTCAAAAGAGATTCTCATTTGAAGAATTATTCCTAATTGAATTAGCTGTCTTACGGGCAAGAATGAAATTAAACAAAGAAAAAGCTATTGCTATTCCAATGGATATTGAATTAGTGAAGAAATTTGTAAAAACTTTTTCTTTTAAACTAACTGATGCCCAAAAAAAATCTACTTGGCAGATTTTAAAAGATTTGGAAAAACCTCGGCCGATGAATCGACTTTTAGAAGGAGATGTTGGTTCTGGAAAAACAATCGTTGCTTTAATAGCTGGATTAGAAATTATCAAAGCCGGTTATCAAGTTGCTTTCATGGCTCCAACTGAAATTTTAGCCAAGCAGCATTTTAAAGAAGTGAGTTCACGATTTAAAGATTTCAATATCAATATAGGACTTTTAACAGGAAAAGAAGATAAGTTTATTTCCAAAAAACTAAAAGAAGAAACAATAGAAATTTCCCGCAATAAGCTTTTAGAAAAAACATCTATGGGTGAGATAAATATTCTTATTGGCACTCATGCTTTAATTCAGGATAAAGTAAAGTTTGGTCCCGGCCCATCGGGATTAGCGCTTGTAATTTTAGATGAACAGCATAGATTCGGAGTAGAACAACGCGCTAAATTAACAAGGGACAGGAAAGGAACAGTGGAGGGACAGTCCCCTCTTCCGCATCTTCTTTCTATGACTGCTACTCCTATCCCCCGCAGTTTAGCACTAACTATTTATGGCGATCTTGACTTGTCTTTGATAGACGAGCTTCCAAAAGGAAGAAAAAAAATAATTACAAAAGTAATTCCACCGGCAGAAAGAGAAAAAACATACGATTTTATTAAAAAAGAAGTTAAAAAAGGAAGGCAGATTTTTATAATATACCCCAGAATTGAATCTGGAAAAACTGAAATCACAAAAGATGAGATTTCTGGTTGGACAGAAGTGAAAGCTGTCAAAGAAGAATATGAAAGATTATCAAAAGAGATTTTCCCTAAATTAAAACTATCAATGCTTCACGGAAAAATGACGCCAAAAGAAAAAGAAAGAATTATGCAAGGTTTCAAAAATAAAAAAACAGATGTTTTAGTTTCTACATCAGTTATTGAAGTAGGTATTGATATACCCAACGCTACAGTAATGCTTATTGAAGGCGCAGAAAGATTTGGCTTGGCTCAACTTCATCAATTTAGAGGAAGAGTTGGCAGATCAAAATATCAGTCATATTGTTTTCTTTTCACTGATTCCCCTGCTAAAAAAACACATCAGCGGTTAAAAGCTCTTATTTCTTCTGAAAATGGTTTTGAATTAGCTGAAAAGGATCTAAAAATCAGAGGACCAGGAAATTTTTCCGGAGCCAGACAATGGGGAATTCCAGATTTAATAATGAATTCTTTTAAAGACATCTCATTAGTTGAAAAAACCAGACAAACTGCTAAGGAATTATTAGAGCAAGACCCAGAATTAAAAAACTACCCCTTTTTATTAGAGCGATTAAAACAATTCAGAGAAACAATTCATTTGGAATAA
- a CDS encoding HAD hydrolase-like protein: MIPTVISTLKKLKKVGILIVLLSTHPHPPKEADSIINHKVKHFKLDELFDEIHATKEYHGSKGEFIVKILKERGISKSKALMVGDHYYWDYEPARNVGVDALLIESEYMKKFIQSRRIKRTIKKLSDIFNYI; the protein is encoded by the coding sequence ATGATACCAACAGTGATTTCTACTTTGAAAAAACTAAAGAAAGTGGGGATTCTTATCGTATTACTTTCAACACATCCACACCCACCAAAAGAAGCTGATTCTATAATCAATCATAAGGTAAAGCATTTCAAGTTAGATGAACTTTTTGATGAGATTCATGCGACCAAAGAATATCATGGTTCAAAAGGAGAATTTATTGTAAAAATATTAAAAGAACGCGGAATATCAAAAAGCAAAGCTCTAATGGTTGGTGATCATTATTATTGGGATTATGAACCAGCAAGAAATGTAGGTGTGGATGCATTGCTGATTGAATCAGAATATATGAAGAAGTTTATTCAAAGTAGAAGAATAAAAAGAACGATCAAAAAATTATCAGATATATTTAATTATATTTAA
- a CDS encoding HAD-IIB family hydrolase: MFIIFTDLDGTLLDDNYSYKPAFTVLNSLKKRKVPIIFCSAKTKAEQIFFQKKMGISHPFIVENGSAIYIPKAYFKKFKKTKIVLDNKSDKIREEIKKLQKKYQIKSFYDITEEEISKITGLDLKKAKLAKLAKIREFGETIIEADKQALKELKKKFNVVSGGRFIQVFGKKADKGKAVRMLTKLYKDEFDNVITIGIGNSENDKPMLKNVDTPVLVKHGPKDWAEFIKNFVLKYE, encoded by the coding sequence ATGTTTATAATTTTTACTGATTTGGACGGGACTTTGCTTGATGATAATTATTCATATAAACCAGCATTCACGGTTTTGAATAGTTTGAAAAAAAGAAAAGTGCCTATAATTTTTTGTTCCGCTAAAACAAAAGCAGAGCAGATTTTTTTTCAAAAAAAGATGGGAATAAGCCATCCCTTTATTGTTGAAAACGGTTCAGCTATTTATATTCCTAAAGCATATTTTAAAAAATTTAAGAAAACAAAGATTGTTTTAGATAATAAGTCTGATAAAATAAGAGAAGAGATTAAAAAGCTTCAAAAAAAATATCAGATAAAGTCCTTTTACGATATAACTGAAGAAGAGATTTCCAAAATAACAGGGCTTGATTTAAAAAAGGCAAAATTGGCAAAATTGGCAAAGATCAGGGAATTTGGAGAAACAATAATTGAGGCAGATAAACAAGCTTTAAAAGAATTAAAAAAGAAATTTAATGTTGTGAGCGGAGGCAGATTTATTCAGGTTTTTGGCAAAAAAGCAGATAAAGGAAAAGCCGTAAGAATGCTCACTAAATTATATAAGGATGAGTTTGATAATGTGATAACCATAGGCATTGGAAATTCAGAAAACGACAAGCCGATGTTAAAAAATGTAGATACGCCTGTTTTAGTTAAACATGGCCCTAAGGACTGGGCTGAATTTATTAAAAACTTTGTTTTGAAATATGAATAA
- a CDS encoding phosphomannose isomerase type II C-terminal cupin domain: protein MENKNNRKPWGSFEIIKQGKGYKIKKLMVLSGKRLSLQKHNKRKEHWVVVRGTAKVVVGEKEFILKQGEHCFIDIKEKHRLENPGESVLEVIEIQIGDYLGEDDIERLEDDFNRA from the coding sequence ATGGAAAATAAAAACAATAGAAAACCCTGGGGTTCTTTTGAAATCATAAAACAAGGCAAAGGTTATAAAATTAAAAAATTGATGGTCCTGTCAGGTAAAAGATTAAGCTTGCAAAAACACAATAAAAGAAAAGAACATTGGGTGGTTGTCAGGGGGACAGCTAAGGTTGTTGTTGGAGAAAAAGAATTTATTTTAAAGCAAGGCGAGCATTGCTTTATAGATATAAAAGAAAAACATCGTTTGGAAAATCCTGGAGAATCAGTGCTTGAAGTTATTGAAATTCAAATAGGAGATTATTTAGGAGAAGATGATATAGAACGTCTTGAAGACGACTTCAATAGGGCATAA
- a CDS encoding glycoside hydrolase gives MNNKIFLVPHTHYDAVWVFTREDYFHINIDIILKKVVELIKKKKDYRFLIEQTYLLEEVKKHYPEFFREIRKYVQQGKIEIADGEYLMADTMLPQGETLIREIMVGKQFVKKEFDKDVEVMWQADSFGLNAQLPQIYKKSGYKYLAFRRGSFKNKPSEFIWQALDGTGIISHFMPLGYRAGLNLVNLDKSYEKLKKLSATNNILMPSGSGVTMPQEKTMRAVRSWNKDHNSKMIIALPSEFFKSLNKDIKKLPIRKGEMYSGRHSRVFPSTSSSRIWLKINLRECENKLIAFEKFDLINSLFRNNYFEEINGCWKRVLFLAFHDVVPGTGIDAGYNEARDDIEFLNEKLPNLISDVLDSIIAKDANNEDYGDIAVFNSLSWDVSNWAEVILNFKQGKVLKINGVRSGKEEKEVEIIELSKHQDGSFKKVKIGFIADVPATGYKVYKIITNKPKTIKDSFLQQKDDSIENKFFKLQFSKENGLIKVFKQGKQICQGNEIVIDDEAGDLYTHKESFDFPLKTESGQGLKYGAFKLKKLWVDSSCLRKIINIETDYYSLKWPYRLIDSLKPIIWRYPFIKFKKQIIVYKDIPRIDFAIRIENNHPKIRLRVKLDTDINKSDYTCDSQFGIVKRKTNQYFLKKKGWSENPSGLFPCLRWFDYSNNKKGITIINKGNSESEIRDKSMYLTLLRSIDMLSCDGRAGPIIPVSDARELKHYTFQYSIYPHSQDWKKAKSWKHGYEFNNCLVSFQTEGKKRYRPKNSFLKIKPDNIIVSALKKAEDDKDIIVRFYEVSGKNTKALITIFKKIKDVKAVNLMEKEKKELNKKITFNEGNIKLEIKPFEIITLKITLF, from the coding sequence ATGAATAATAAAATTTTTTTAGTTCCTCATACTCATTACGATGCTGTTTGGGTTTTTACCAGAGAGGATTATTTCCATATCAATATAGATATTATTCTTAAAAAAGTTGTTGAGCTAATCAAAAAAAAGAAAGATTACAGGTTTTTGATAGAGCAGACATATCTTTTAGAAGAAGTGAAAAAACATTATCCAGAGTTTTTTAGGGAGATTAGAAAATATGTCCAGCAGGGAAAGATTGAAATTGCAGACGGAGAATATTTAATGGCTGATACAATGCTTCCCCAAGGAGAGACATTGATTAGGGAAATAATGGTTGGCAAACAGTTTGTTAAAAAGGAATTTGATAAAGATGTGGAAGTAATGTGGCAGGCAGACAGTTTTGGCTTGAATGCCCAGCTTCCTCAAATATACAAAAAGTCTGGTTATAAATATTTAGCTTTCAGGCGCGGTTCTTTCAAAAACAAGCCGTCAGAGTTTATCTGGCAGGCATTAGATGGAACAGGAATTATTTCTCATTTTATGCCATTAGGTTACAGGGCTGGTCTGAATCTTGTGAATCTTGATAAGAGTTATGAAAAGCTTAAAAAACTATCTGCTACAAACAATATATTAATGCCTTCTGGAAGCGGGGTGACAATGCCTCAAGAAAAAACAATGAGGGCAGTGAGGAGTTGGAACAAAGACCATAACTCTAAAATGATAATTGCCTTGCCATCAGAATTTTTCAAAAGTTTAAATAAAGATATTAAAAAATTACCAATTAGAAAAGGGGAAATGTATTCAGGAAGGCATTCTCGTGTTTTCCCGAGCACTTCGTCAAGCAGGATATGGCTTAAAATAAATTTAAGAGAATGTGAAAATAAACTAATTGCCTTTGAGAAATTCGATTTAATTAATTCTCTTTTTAGAAATAATTACTTTGAAGAAATCAATGGTTGCTGGAAAAGGGTTTTATTTTTAGCTTTTCACGATGTTGTTCCTGGGACAGGAATTGATGCTGGATACAATGAGGCAAGAGATGATATTGAGTTTTTAAATGAGAAACTTCCTAATTTAATTTCTGATGTTCTAGATTCAATTATTGCTAAAGATGCCAATAATGAGGATTACGGTGATATTGCAGTTTTTAATTCTTTATCCTGGGATGTTTCTAACTGGGCAGAAGTTATTTTAAATTTTAAACAAGGAAAAGTTTTGAAAATAAATGGAGTAAGAAGCGGAAAAGAGGAAAAGGAAGTTGAAATTATAGAATTATCAAAGCATCAAGATGGATCTTTTAAAAAAGTGAAAATAGGCTTTATCGCTGATGTTCCGGCAACAGGGTATAAAGTATATAAGATTATCACAAACAAGCCAAAAACAATTAAAGATTCTTTTTTACAACAGAAAGATGATTCAATTGAAAATAAGTTTTTTAAACTTCAGTTTTCTAAAGAAAACGGACTTATAAAAGTTTTTAAACAAGGCAAGCAGATATGCCAAGGAAATGAAATAGTTATTGACGATGAAGCAGGGGATTTATACACCCATAAAGAAAGTTTTGATTTCCCCCTAAAAACAGAAAGCGGACAAGGATTGAAATACGGCGCTTTTAAGCTCAAAAAGCTTTGGGTTGACAGCTCTTGTTTAAGAAAAATTATTAATATAGAGACTGATTATTATTCTTTAAAATGGCCATACAGATTAATAGACAGCTTAAAGCCAATAATTTGGAGATATCCTTTTATAAAATTCAAAAAACAGATAATTGTCTATAAAGACATTCCAAGAATTGACTTTGCTATCAGGATTGAAAATAATCATCCAAAAATAAGATTAAGAGTAAAGCTTGACACTGATATAAATAAATCAGATTATACTTGCGACAGCCAATTCGGTATAGTAAAGAGAAAGACAAACCAGTATTTTTTAAAGAAAAAGGGCTGGTCAGAAAATCCATCAGGTTTGTTCCCTTGTTTGAGATGGTTTGATTATAGTAATAACAAAAAAGGTATAACTATTATAAATAAAGGTAATTCTGAAAGCGAGATAAGAGATAAAAGCATGTATTTAACATTATTAAGGTCAATAGATATGCTTTCTTGCGATGGCAGGGCAGGCCCTATAATTCCGGTTTCTGACGCTAGAGAATTAAAACATTATACTTTTCAGTATTCTATTTATCCTCATTCTCAAGACTGGAAAAAAGCAAAATCTTGGAAGCATGGTTATGAATTTAATAATTGTTTAGTTTCGTTTCAAACAGAAGGAAAGAAAAGATATAGGCCTAAAAATTCATTTTTAAAAATTAAACCTGATAATATTATAGTAAGCGCTTTGAAAAAAGCAGAAGATGATAAAGATATAATTGTTCGGTTTTATGAGGTATCTGGTAAAAACACAAAAGCATTAATAACTATATTTAAAAAAATAAAAGATGTGAAGGCAGTTAATTTAATGGAAAAGGAGAAGAAAGAATTGAATAAAAAAATTACTTTCAACGAAGGCAATATCAAGCTTGAAATTAAGCCGTTTGAAATTATCACTTTAAAAATAACTTTATTTTAA